From the Platichthys flesus chromosome 6, fPlaFle2.1, whole genome shotgun sequence genome, one window contains:
- the mctp2a gene encoding multiple C2 and transmembrane domain-containing protein 2 isoform X1: MEVKKKTFLENLRLKTKLPNLKKPGKKLAKRGRNLANRRSISVPDLRLVPSETTQSALLSTDSDNISFGISPRMSDTDSVASGSVTDGPIFRMDRLNDSYAEVTPRVHTVYASAAMNRISAPAAINRISAPADILALYEDAECMMNLERRGNTPEEALYAQVIKKSKGSGHIFAMDPVPAPRSVFDNVLNVYPPRPDRIERGSVSGEDTSGERLLPGSLAAALARAHSLGEQSTPYTDRRAQPIEQRKALSENRTPPVSKRKAIPQSMFLKLDTQGTPLESADGNSLDSASGTPSEERVSGPWATDSEELDRELCSPILRRRVSTEEALLEETRDEEALREETRDNEALQEIGEMSSETFEFFEENVQDPTDNSQATGSEVQEHFSFQRYLLSINLKQGRNLVIKHKRSGTSDPYVKFKLEGKQFYKSKVVYKNLNPRWNESFSHALRDREHLVEVRVYNKNRTAHEFMGSSSISLKNLELYKTYEMELHLEDPKSKEDDLGVVFVDFCLMFRDATIKRSPRWPQRKNKQNQAAASQQQAEAQRTQPKNQMWSGMLSITLVEGQDLPQYGHGDVYVRFRLGDQKYKSKNLCIQANPQWREQFDFNQFDDNQEPLQVEVYWKRGRKGEESWGMFEVDLSRLSFNERHLYTHVLNPGKGRLVFLVTLRPCWGVSISDIEIAALEKSDERHKIVERFSLKNSYKCVGEVGFLQVKVIKANDLPPTDLNGKSNPLCVIELGNSKLQTHTVYKTVNPEWNKALTFPIKDIHDVMELTVLDENGDKTPTFLGKVAIPLLSVQNGQEICPFLKKEDLGRASKGTITLVLDVIYNKVRAGVRTFKPEETKLLEENLKFSKKVLARNIYRVRKISTAVLYTLQYIKSCFQWESTQRSLIAFLIFLVTVWHWELFMLPLFLLLLIGWNYFQLSSGKASSNQDLVNMSIGDDEEEEEKESGKKGLMDKIHMVQEVVLVVQNVLDEIANIGERFKNIFNWSVPFMSCLTCLVLSVSTALLYFVPLRYIVLIWGVNKFTKKLRNPYSIDNNEILDFLKRVPSDVQKVQYSMLRAPTSQSQHRRKR, encoded by the exons ATGGAGGTTAAGAAAAAGACCTTCCTGGAGAACTTGCGGCTGAAAACGAAGTTGCCCAATCTGAAGAAGCCCGGTAAGAAGCTCGCCAAGCGGGGGAGGAATCTTGCCAATCGCCGCAGTATTTCTGTACCAGATCTGAGGTTGGTGCCTAGTGAAACCACACAGAGCGCCTTGCTGTCCACCGACTCTGATAACATCTCCTTTGGCATTTCTCCCCGTATGAGTGACACTGATTCTGTCGCAAGTGGCTCAGTCACCGATGGACCCATTTTCAGAATGGACAGACTGAATGACTCATATGCAGAAGTTACACCCAGGGTTCATACAGTCTACGCATCGGCAGCTATGAACAGAATAAGTGCACCAGCAGCTATTAACAGAATAAGTGCACCAGCGGATATACTGGCCCTTTATGAGGACGCTGAATGCATGATGAATTTAGAGAGAAGGGGAAACACGCCTGAAGAGGCTTTGTATGCACAGGTGATTAAAAAATCCAAGGGGAGTGGACATATATTTGCTATGGACCCTGTTCCTGCACCAAGATCTGTTTTTGACAACGTACTGAACGTCTATCCACCAAGACCAGACCGtatagagagagggagtgtcTCCGGTGAAGACACCTCAGGAGAGAGACTTCTCCCAGGTTCTCTGGCTGCAGCACTGGCCAGAGCCCATTCACTGGGAGAGCAATCAACGCCATACACAGACAGAAGGGCCCAACCAATTGAACAGAGGAAGGCATTATCTGAAAACAGGACTCCGCCAGTATCCAAAAGAAAAGCTATTCCACAAAGCATGTTTCTGAAACTAGACACTCAGGGTACTCCTTTGGAGAGTGCAGATGGCAACTCGCTGGACTCTGCCTCTGGCACTCCCAGCGAGGAGCGAGTCAGTGGGCCCTGGGCAACGGACTCAGAGGAACTGGACCGCGAACTCTGCTCCCCCATCCTGAGGAGACGGGTCTCCACAGAAGAGGCTCTGCTAGAGGAAACCCGGGACGAGGAGGCTCTGCGAGAAGAAACTCGGGACAATGAGGCCCTGCAAGAAATAGGAGAG atgtcCAGTGAAACATTCGAATTCTTTGAAGAAAATGTTCAAGACCCAACGGACAACTCT CAGGCAACAGGTTCTGAGGTGCAGGAACATTTTTCATTCCAGAGATACCTCCTGAGCATAAACCTAAAGCAGGGGAGGAACCTGGTCATCAAACACAAGCGCTCAG GCACCAGCGATCCATATGTGAAGTTCAAACTTGAAGGAAAGCAGTTCTACAAAAGCAAAGTAGTTTATAAAAACCTGAACCCACGGTGGAACGAGTCCTTCTCTCATGCTCTGCGAGATCGAGAGCACCTTGTGGAAGTTCGG GTCTATAATAAAAATCGGACTGCTCACGAGTTCATGGGTTCCAGCTCTATTTCTCTGAAAAATCTGGAATTGTACAA AACCTATGAAATGGAGTTGCATCTTGAGGATCCTAAAAGTAAAGAGGATGACCTCGGAGTGGTTTTTGTTGACTTCTGCTTAATGTTTCGAGATGCCACCATCAAGAGAAGCCCT aGATGGCCACAAAGAAAGAATAAG CAGAACCAGGCCGCAGCGTCCCAGCAGCAGGCGGAAGCACAGAGGACTCAGCCGAAGAACCAGATGTGGAGCGGGATGCTCAGTATCACCTTGGTGGAGGGACAGGACCTGCCGCAGTACGGCCATGGGGACGTTTATGTCCGCTTTCGCCTTGGTGATCAGAAGTACAAGAGCAAG AACCTCTGCATTCAGGCCAATCCCCAATGGAGGGAACAGTTTGACTTCAATCAGTTTGACGATAACCAGGAACCTCTGCAGGTGGAGGTGTACtggaaaagagggaggaagggtgAAGAATCATGGGGGAT GTTTGAGGTTGACCTATCGAGACTCTCATTTAATGAGAGGCACCTCTACACTCATGTGCTGAACCCAGGAAAGGGCAGGCTAGTGTTTCTGGTCACCCTGCGACCTTGCTGGGGAGTCTCCATCTCTGACATTGAAATTGCTGCCTTGGAGAAGTCTGATGAGAGACACAAAATAGTGGAGAGATTT aGCTTGAAGAACTCGTACAAATGTGTGGGGGAGGTTGGCTTCCTGCAGGTCAAAGTTATAAAGGCAAATGATCTCCCTCCAACAGACCTCAATG GAAAAAGCAACCCCTTATGTGTTATTGAGCTCGGTAACAGCAAACTTCAAACTCACACAGTCTACAAGACCGTCAATCCTGAGTGGAACAAAGCCCTTACATT CCCAATCAAAGACATTCATGATGTGATGGAACTGACTGTCCTTGATGAAAATGGAGACAAAACCCCAACCTTTTTGGGGAAAGTGGCAATTCCTTTACTGAGT GTCCAGAATGGGCAGGAGATATGTCCTTTCTTGAAGAAGGAAGACTTGGGAAGGGCATCCAAAGGAACCATCACACTGGTGCTGGACGTTATCTATAATAAA GTCCGGGCTGGTGTCAGAACCTTCAAACCAGAGGAGACAAAATTACTGGAGGAAAACCTGAAGTTCTCCAAAAAG GTTCTTGCCCGGAATATATATCGGGTTCGAAAAATCAGCACAGCAGTTCTGTACACGTTACAGTAcattaaaagctgttttcaatGGGAGAGCACACAACGCAGTCTAATAGCCTTTCTG ATCTTCCTCGTGACGGTGTGGCACTGGGAGCTCTTCATGCTgcccctcttcctgctcctaCTCATCGGCTGGAACTACTTTCAGCTCTCTTCGGGGAAGGCCAGCTCCAACCAGGACCTG gTGAACATGAGCATAGGTGACgacgaagaggaagaagagaag GAATCTGGAAAAAAGGGTTTGATGGATAAGATCCATATGGTGCAGGAAGTCGTCCTGGTCGTCCAGAATGTTTTGGACGAAATCGCAAACATCGGAGAGCGATTCAAGAA CATATTCAACTGGTCCGTCCCCTTCATGTCCTGCCTGACCTGCTTGGTGCTGTCTGTGTCAACGGCGCTGTTGTATTTCGTCCCACTGCGATACATTGTGCTGATATGGG
- the mctp2a gene encoding multiple C2 and transmembrane domain-containing protein 2 isoform X4: MEVKKKTFLENLRLKTKLPNLKKPGKKLAKRGRNLANRRSISVPDLRLVPSETTQSALLSTDSDNISFGISPRMSDTDSVASGSVTDGPIFRMDRLNDSYAEVTPRVHTVYASAAMNRISAPAAINRISAPADILALYEDAECMMNLERRGNTPEEALYAQVIKKSKGSGHIFAMDPVPAPRSVFDNVLNVYPPRPDRIERGSVSGEDTSGERLLPGSLAAALARAHSLGEQSTPYTDRRAQPIEQRKALSENRTPPVSKRKAIPQSMFLKLDTQGTPLESADGNSLDSASGTPSEERVSGPWATDSEELDRELCSPILRRRVSTEEALLEETRDEEALREETRDNEALQEIGEMSSETFEFFEENVQDPTDNSQATGSEVQEHFSFQRYLLSINLKQGRNLVIKHKRSGTSDPYVKFKLEGKQFYKSKVVYKNLNPRWNESFSHALRDREHLVEVRVYNKNRTAHEFMGSSSISLKNLELYKTYEMELHLEDPKSKEDDLGVVFVDFCLMFRDATIKRSPRWPQRKNKQNQAAASQQQAEAQRTQPKNQMWSGMLSITLVEGQDLPQYGHGDVYVRFRLGDQKYKSKNLCIQANPQWREQFDFNQFDDNQEPLQVEVYWKRGRKGEESWGMFEVDLSRLSFNERHLYTHVLNPGKGRLVFLVTLRPCWGVSISDIEIAALEKSDERHKIVERFSLKNSYKCVGEVGFLQVKVIKANDLPPTDLNGKSNPLCVIELGNSKLQTHTVYKTVNPEWNKALTFPIKDIHDVMELTVLDENGDKTPTFLGKVAIPLLSVQNGQEICPFLKKEDLGRASKGTITLVLDVIYNKVRAGVRTFKPEETKLLEENLKFSKKVLARNIYRVRKISTAVLYTLQYIKSCFQWESTQRSLIAFLIFLVTVWHWELFMLPLFLLLLIGWNYFQLSSGKASSNQDLESGKKGLMDKIHMVQEVVLVVQNVLDEIANIGERFKNIFNWSVPFMSCLTCLVLSVSTALLYFVPLRYIVLIWGVNKFTKKLRNPYSIDNNEILDFLKRVPSDVQKVQYSMLRAPTSQSQHRRKR; the protein is encoded by the exons ATGGAGGTTAAGAAAAAGACCTTCCTGGAGAACTTGCGGCTGAAAACGAAGTTGCCCAATCTGAAGAAGCCCGGTAAGAAGCTCGCCAAGCGGGGGAGGAATCTTGCCAATCGCCGCAGTATTTCTGTACCAGATCTGAGGTTGGTGCCTAGTGAAACCACACAGAGCGCCTTGCTGTCCACCGACTCTGATAACATCTCCTTTGGCATTTCTCCCCGTATGAGTGACACTGATTCTGTCGCAAGTGGCTCAGTCACCGATGGACCCATTTTCAGAATGGACAGACTGAATGACTCATATGCAGAAGTTACACCCAGGGTTCATACAGTCTACGCATCGGCAGCTATGAACAGAATAAGTGCACCAGCAGCTATTAACAGAATAAGTGCACCAGCGGATATACTGGCCCTTTATGAGGACGCTGAATGCATGATGAATTTAGAGAGAAGGGGAAACACGCCTGAAGAGGCTTTGTATGCACAGGTGATTAAAAAATCCAAGGGGAGTGGACATATATTTGCTATGGACCCTGTTCCTGCACCAAGATCTGTTTTTGACAACGTACTGAACGTCTATCCACCAAGACCAGACCGtatagagagagggagtgtcTCCGGTGAAGACACCTCAGGAGAGAGACTTCTCCCAGGTTCTCTGGCTGCAGCACTGGCCAGAGCCCATTCACTGGGAGAGCAATCAACGCCATACACAGACAGAAGGGCCCAACCAATTGAACAGAGGAAGGCATTATCTGAAAACAGGACTCCGCCAGTATCCAAAAGAAAAGCTATTCCACAAAGCATGTTTCTGAAACTAGACACTCAGGGTACTCCTTTGGAGAGTGCAGATGGCAACTCGCTGGACTCTGCCTCTGGCACTCCCAGCGAGGAGCGAGTCAGTGGGCCCTGGGCAACGGACTCAGAGGAACTGGACCGCGAACTCTGCTCCCCCATCCTGAGGAGACGGGTCTCCACAGAAGAGGCTCTGCTAGAGGAAACCCGGGACGAGGAGGCTCTGCGAGAAGAAACTCGGGACAATGAGGCCCTGCAAGAAATAGGAGAG atgtcCAGTGAAACATTCGAATTCTTTGAAGAAAATGTTCAAGACCCAACGGACAACTCT CAGGCAACAGGTTCTGAGGTGCAGGAACATTTTTCATTCCAGAGATACCTCCTGAGCATAAACCTAAAGCAGGGGAGGAACCTGGTCATCAAACACAAGCGCTCAG GCACCAGCGATCCATATGTGAAGTTCAAACTTGAAGGAAAGCAGTTCTACAAAAGCAAAGTAGTTTATAAAAACCTGAACCCACGGTGGAACGAGTCCTTCTCTCATGCTCTGCGAGATCGAGAGCACCTTGTGGAAGTTCGG GTCTATAATAAAAATCGGACTGCTCACGAGTTCATGGGTTCCAGCTCTATTTCTCTGAAAAATCTGGAATTGTACAA AACCTATGAAATGGAGTTGCATCTTGAGGATCCTAAAAGTAAAGAGGATGACCTCGGAGTGGTTTTTGTTGACTTCTGCTTAATGTTTCGAGATGCCACCATCAAGAGAAGCCCT aGATGGCCACAAAGAAAGAATAAG CAGAACCAGGCCGCAGCGTCCCAGCAGCAGGCGGAAGCACAGAGGACTCAGCCGAAGAACCAGATGTGGAGCGGGATGCTCAGTATCACCTTGGTGGAGGGACAGGACCTGCCGCAGTACGGCCATGGGGACGTTTATGTCCGCTTTCGCCTTGGTGATCAGAAGTACAAGAGCAAG AACCTCTGCATTCAGGCCAATCCCCAATGGAGGGAACAGTTTGACTTCAATCAGTTTGACGATAACCAGGAACCTCTGCAGGTGGAGGTGTACtggaaaagagggaggaagggtgAAGAATCATGGGGGAT GTTTGAGGTTGACCTATCGAGACTCTCATTTAATGAGAGGCACCTCTACACTCATGTGCTGAACCCAGGAAAGGGCAGGCTAGTGTTTCTGGTCACCCTGCGACCTTGCTGGGGAGTCTCCATCTCTGACATTGAAATTGCTGCCTTGGAGAAGTCTGATGAGAGACACAAAATAGTGGAGAGATTT aGCTTGAAGAACTCGTACAAATGTGTGGGGGAGGTTGGCTTCCTGCAGGTCAAAGTTATAAAGGCAAATGATCTCCCTCCAACAGACCTCAATG GAAAAAGCAACCCCTTATGTGTTATTGAGCTCGGTAACAGCAAACTTCAAACTCACACAGTCTACAAGACCGTCAATCCTGAGTGGAACAAAGCCCTTACATT CCCAATCAAAGACATTCATGATGTGATGGAACTGACTGTCCTTGATGAAAATGGAGACAAAACCCCAACCTTTTTGGGGAAAGTGGCAATTCCTTTACTGAGT GTCCAGAATGGGCAGGAGATATGTCCTTTCTTGAAGAAGGAAGACTTGGGAAGGGCATCCAAAGGAACCATCACACTGGTGCTGGACGTTATCTATAATAAA GTCCGGGCTGGTGTCAGAACCTTCAAACCAGAGGAGACAAAATTACTGGAGGAAAACCTGAAGTTCTCCAAAAAG GTTCTTGCCCGGAATATATATCGGGTTCGAAAAATCAGCACAGCAGTTCTGTACACGTTACAGTAcattaaaagctgttttcaatGGGAGAGCACACAACGCAGTCTAATAGCCTTTCTG ATCTTCCTCGTGACGGTGTGGCACTGGGAGCTCTTCATGCTgcccctcttcctgctcctaCTCATCGGCTGGAACTACTTTCAGCTCTCTTCGGGGAAGGCCAGCTCCAACCAGGACCTG GAATCTGGAAAAAAGGGTTTGATGGATAAGATCCATATGGTGCAGGAAGTCGTCCTGGTCGTCCAGAATGTTTTGGACGAAATCGCAAACATCGGAGAGCGATTCAAGAA CATATTCAACTGGTCCGTCCCCTTCATGTCCTGCCTGACCTGCTTGGTGCTGTCTGTGTCAACGGCGCTGTTGTATTTCGTCCCACTGCGATACATTGTGCTGATATGGG
- the mctp2a gene encoding multiple C2 and transmembrane domain-containing protein 2 isoform X3, whose translation MEVKKKTFLENLRLKTKLPNLKKPGKKLAKRGRNLANRRSISVPDLRLVPSETTQSALLSTDSDNISFGISPRMSDTDSVASGSVTDGPIFRMDRLNDSYAEVTPRVHTVYASAAMNRISAPAAINRISAPADILALYEDAECMMNLERRGNTPEEALYAQVIKKSKGSGHIFAMDPVPAPRSVFDNVLNVYPPRPDRIERGSVSGEDTSGERLLPGSLAAALARAHSLGEQSTPYTDRRAQPIEQRKALSENRTPPVSKRKAIPQSMFLKLDTQGTPLESADGNSLDSASGTPSEERVSGPWATDSEELDRELCSPILRRRVSTEEALLEETRDEEALREETRDNEALQEIGEMSSETFEFFEENVQDPTDNSRYLLSINLKQGRNLVIKHKRSGTSDPYVKFKLEGKQFYKSKVVYKNLNPRWNESFSHALRDREHLVEVRVYNKNRTAHEFMGSSSISLKNLELYKTYEMELHLEDPKSKEDDLGVVFVDFCLMFRDATIKRSPRWPQRKNKQNQAAASQQQAEAQRTQPKNQMWSGMLSITLVEGQDLPQYGHGDVYVRFRLGDQKYKSKNLCIQANPQWREQFDFNQFDDNQEPLQVEVYWKRGRKGEESWGMFEVDLSRLSFNERHLYTHVLNPGKGRLVFLVTLRPCWGVSISDIEIAALEKSDERHKIVERFSLKNSYKCVGEVGFLQVKVIKANDLPPTDLNGKSNPLCVIELGNSKLQTHTVYKTVNPEWNKALTFPIKDIHDVMELTVLDENGDKTPTFLGKVAIPLLSVQNGQEICPFLKKEDLGRASKGTITLVLDVIYNKVRAGVRTFKPEETKLLEENLKFSKKVLARNIYRVRKISTAVLYTLQYIKSCFQWESTQRSLIAFLIFLVTVWHWELFMLPLFLLLLIGWNYFQLSSGKASSNQDLVNMSIGDDEEEEEKESGKKGLMDKIHMVQEVVLVVQNVLDEIANIGERFKNIFNWSVPFMSCLTCLVLSVSTALLYFVPLRYIVLIWGVNKFTKKLRNPYSIDNNEILDFLKRVPSDVQKVQYSMLRAPTSQSQHRRKR comes from the exons ATGGAGGTTAAGAAAAAGACCTTCCTGGAGAACTTGCGGCTGAAAACGAAGTTGCCCAATCTGAAGAAGCCCGGTAAGAAGCTCGCCAAGCGGGGGAGGAATCTTGCCAATCGCCGCAGTATTTCTGTACCAGATCTGAGGTTGGTGCCTAGTGAAACCACACAGAGCGCCTTGCTGTCCACCGACTCTGATAACATCTCCTTTGGCATTTCTCCCCGTATGAGTGACACTGATTCTGTCGCAAGTGGCTCAGTCACCGATGGACCCATTTTCAGAATGGACAGACTGAATGACTCATATGCAGAAGTTACACCCAGGGTTCATACAGTCTACGCATCGGCAGCTATGAACAGAATAAGTGCACCAGCAGCTATTAACAGAATAAGTGCACCAGCGGATATACTGGCCCTTTATGAGGACGCTGAATGCATGATGAATTTAGAGAGAAGGGGAAACACGCCTGAAGAGGCTTTGTATGCACAGGTGATTAAAAAATCCAAGGGGAGTGGACATATATTTGCTATGGACCCTGTTCCTGCACCAAGATCTGTTTTTGACAACGTACTGAACGTCTATCCACCAAGACCAGACCGtatagagagagggagtgtcTCCGGTGAAGACACCTCAGGAGAGAGACTTCTCCCAGGTTCTCTGGCTGCAGCACTGGCCAGAGCCCATTCACTGGGAGAGCAATCAACGCCATACACAGACAGAAGGGCCCAACCAATTGAACAGAGGAAGGCATTATCTGAAAACAGGACTCCGCCAGTATCCAAAAGAAAAGCTATTCCACAAAGCATGTTTCTGAAACTAGACACTCAGGGTACTCCTTTGGAGAGTGCAGATGGCAACTCGCTGGACTCTGCCTCTGGCACTCCCAGCGAGGAGCGAGTCAGTGGGCCCTGGGCAACGGACTCAGAGGAACTGGACCGCGAACTCTGCTCCCCCATCCTGAGGAGACGGGTCTCCACAGAAGAGGCTCTGCTAGAGGAAACCCGGGACGAGGAGGCTCTGCGAGAAGAAACTCGGGACAATGAGGCCCTGCAAGAAATAGGAGAG atgtcCAGTGAAACATTCGAATTCTTTGAAGAAAATGTTCAAGACCCAACGGACAACTCT AGATACCTCCTGAGCATAAACCTAAAGCAGGGGAGGAACCTGGTCATCAAACACAAGCGCTCAG GCACCAGCGATCCATATGTGAAGTTCAAACTTGAAGGAAAGCAGTTCTACAAAAGCAAAGTAGTTTATAAAAACCTGAACCCACGGTGGAACGAGTCCTTCTCTCATGCTCTGCGAGATCGAGAGCACCTTGTGGAAGTTCGG GTCTATAATAAAAATCGGACTGCTCACGAGTTCATGGGTTCCAGCTCTATTTCTCTGAAAAATCTGGAATTGTACAA AACCTATGAAATGGAGTTGCATCTTGAGGATCCTAAAAGTAAAGAGGATGACCTCGGAGTGGTTTTTGTTGACTTCTGCTTAATGTTTCGAGATGCCACCATCAAGAGAAGCCCT aGATGGCCACAAAGAAAGAATAAG CAGAACCAGGCCGCAGCGTCCCAGCAGCAGGCGGAAGCACAGAGGACTCAGCCGAAGAACCAGATGTGGAGCGGGATGCTCAGTATCACCTTGGTGGAGGGACAGGACCTGCCGCAGTACGGCCATGGGGACGTTTATGTCCGCTTTCGCCTTGGTGATCAGAAGTACAAGAGCAAG AACCTCTGCATTCAGGCCAATCCCCAATGGAGGGAACAGTTTGACTTCAATCAGTTTGACGATAACCAGGAACCTCTGCAGGTGGAGGTGTACtggaaaagagggaggaagggtgAAGAATCATGGGGGAT GTTTGAGGTTGACCTATCGAGACTCTCATTTAATGAGAGGCACCTCTACACTCATGTGCTGAACCCAGGAAAGGGCAGGCTAGTGTTTCTGGTCACCCTGCGACCTTGCTGGGGAGTCTCCATCTCTGACATTGAAATTGCTGCCTTGGAGAAGTCTGATGAGAGACACAAAATAGTGGAGAGATTT aGCTTGAAGAACTCGTACAAATGTGTGGGGGAGGTTGGCTTCCTGCAGGTCAAAGTTATAAAGGCAAATGATCTCCCTCCAACAGACCTCAATG GAAAAAGCAACCCCTTATGTGTTATTGAGCTCGGTAACAGCAAACTTCAAACTCACACAGTCTACAAGACCGTCAATCCTGAGTGGAACAAAGCCCTTACATT CCCAATCAAAGACATTCATGATGTGATGGAACTGACTGTCCTTGATGAAAATGGAGACAAAACCCCAACCTTTTTGGGGAAAGTGGCAATTCCTTTACTGAGT GTCCAGAATGGGCAGGAGATATGTCCTTTCTTGAAGAAGGAAGACTTGGGAAGGGCATCCAAAGGAACCATCACACTGGTGCTGGACGTTATCTATAATAAA GTCCGGGCTGGTGTCAGAACCTTCAAACCAGAGGAGACAAAATTACTGGAGGAAAACCTGAAGTTCTCCAAAAAG GTTCTTGCCCGGAATATATATCGGGTTCGAAAAATCAGCACAGCAGTTCTGTACACGTTACAGTAcattaaaagctgttttcaatGGGAGAGCACACAACGCAGTCTAATAGCCTTTCTG ATCTTCCTCGTGACGGTGTGGCACTGGGAGCTCTTCATGCTgcccctcttcctgctcctaCTCATCGGCTGGAACTACTTTCAGCTCTCTTCGGGGAAGGCCAGCTCCAACCAGGACCTG gTGAACATGAGCATAGGTGACgacgaagaggaagaagagaag GAATCTGGAAAAAAGGGTTTGATGGATAAGATCCATATGGTGCAGGAAGTCGTCCTGGTCGTCCAGAATGTTTTGGACGAAATCGCAAACATCGGAGAGCGATTCAAGAA CATATTCAACTGGTCCGTCCCCTTCATGTCCTGCCTGACCTGCTTGGTGCTGTCTGTGTCAACGGCGCTGTTGTATTTCGTCCCACTGCGATACATTGTGCTGATATGGG